One Triticum dicoccoides isolate Atlit2015 ecotype Zavitan chromosome 5B, WEW_v2.0, whole genome shotgun sequence genomic window carries:
- the LOC119308485 gene encoding uncharacterized protein LOC119308485, with amino-acid sequence MAAKVLQLRSADGKVLVAPAWDYRPTAAQALPLEMRVPSRALERVLQYWTKHSLAKATGESRESLARWDADFQRRLEEDGLAKEAAAAAQELRRYGVHHGWRPRRHAATGASDVAAPATATRADPVRAWCQLVHHLKGVNHGEPSPGPTASTAFHASDIAIAARPGPATTLPAAAGTEPVGVRCAIRARGRQMAEEEEPVCHHRKRPTSKAANAAAPVKKVSRPVASKACSFVGSTPLHAPATAVKKMTPAVSTLRARRGMGELSCKVPKQNQSPLPVTAVAAPRKQPIPCLSPVAQGEPGFELTKPSTGQDYTRPPSSSNRKIQWSWVNS; translated from the exons ATGGCGGCGAAGGTGCTCCAGCTCCGTAGCGCCGACGGCAAGGTGCTCGTCGCTCCGGCGTGGGACTATCGCCCGACCGCTGCCCAAGCTCTCCCGCTGGAGATGCGGGTGCCCTCGCGCGCCCTCGAGAGGGTGCTCCAGTACTGGACCAAGCACAGCCTGGCCAAGGCCACCGGTGAGTCCCGGGAGTCCCTCGCCCGCTGGGACGCCGACTTCCAGCGCCGTCTCGAGGAAGACGGCctcgccaaggaggccgccgcagccgcccaagAACTCCGCCGCTACGGCGTTCACCATGGATGGCGTCCCCGTCGCCACGCCGCCACGGGCGCATCTGATGTCGCTGCTCCAGCCACCGCCACCCGTGCTGATCCCGTCCGTGCCTGGTGCCAACTCGTTCACCACCTCAAGGGTGTCAACCACGGAGAACCTAGCCCGGGGCCGACGGCGTCCACCGCTTTCCATGCCTCCGATATTGCCATCGCCGCGCGCCCTGGGCCTGCCACCACCTTGCCGGCCGCTGCTGGTACTGAACCCGTTGGTGTCCGGTGCGCCATCCGTGCCCGTGGACGCCAGATGGCTGAAGAAGAGGAGCCCGTTTGCCACCACCGCAAGCGCCCGACTTCCAAGGCTGCCAATGCTGCTGCGCCCGTGAAGAAGGTCTCTCGCCCCGTCGCTTCCAAGGCTTGCTCCTTCGTCGGCTCTACACCACTGCATGCCCCTGCCACTGCTGTGAAGAAGATGACTCCAGCAGTTTCAACTCTGCGTGCAAGAAGGGGGATGGGGGAGCTCAGCTGCAAGGTTCCGAAGCAAAACCAATCGCCATTGCCTGTCACTGCTGTTGCAGCACCAAGGAAGCAACCAATTCCTTGCTTGAGTCCAGTG GCTCAAggggagcccggctttgaattaacgaagccatcaaccggccaggattacacgaGGCCACCAAGCAGCAGCAACCGAAAGATACAATGGAGCTGGGTGAACAGCTAA